The following proteins are encoded in a genomic region of Synechococcus sp. ROS8604:
- a CDS encoding class I SAM-dependent methyltransferase, producing MASSLTEIAYRTIQQGRSLAGLAHKELSTKAMELLAPDVVPSTEPVPDALTNELRRSLNALQDIDWQESEQGLYPSSLLFDIPWLEWAERYPRVWLDLPSNWARRRSRNVQDIPNTHDKELYPDYYLQNFHHQTDGYLSDHSAELYDLQVDILFNGSTDSMRRRLIAPLKRGLKRFSDRPDASLRILDVATGTGRTLHQIRAALPKASLFGLDLSESYLRQANRWLNKGSDSLVQLLQGNAESMPFGDESMQAVTCVFLMHELPAEARQAVLNDAYRLLEPGGVLVLADSIQLKDSPQYSVAMDNFRRIFHEPFYRDFISDDIESRLSNAGFTGISAESHFMMRVWTANKP from the coding sequence ATGGCGTCGAGCCTGACCGAAATCGCCTACCGCACCATCCAGCAGGGCCGGAGCCTGGCAGGACTGGCGCATAAGGAGCTGAGCACCAAAGCCATGGAGCTGTTGGCACCCGATGTCGTGCCCAGCACAGAACCGGTTCCCGACGCCTTGACCAATGAATTGCGACGCTCCTTGAACGCCCTTCAGGACATCGATTGGCAGGAGTCAGAACAGGGGCTTTATCCGTCGTCCCTGCTGTTTGATATCCCCTGGTTGGAGTGGGCCGAGCGCTATCCCCGCGTGTGGCTTGACCTACCCTCAAATTGGGCCAGGCGACGATCACGCAACGTCCAAGACATTCCCAATACGCACGACAAAGAGCTCTACCCGGATTACTACCTCCAAAATTTCCATCATCAAACCGATGGGTATCTCAGCGATCATTCCGCTGAGCTCTACGACTTGCAAGTCGACATCCTGTTCAACGGGTCCACAGACTCGATGCGCCGCAGGCTGATTGCCCCTTTGAAGCGTGGCTTGAAGCGGTTTAGTGATCGCCCAGACGCCAGTCTTCGCATCCTCGACGTAGCGACGGGAACCGGTCGGACGCTTCACCAGATTCGAGCGGCTCTACCAAAGGCCTCACTCTTTGGCCTGGACTTGTCTGAGTCCTATTTGCGTCAGGCCAATCGTTGGCTCAACAAGGGAAGCGACAGCCTTGTGCAGCTGCTTCAAGGCAATGCTGAATCCATGCCCTTTGGTGACGAAAGCATGCAGGCGGTGACCTGCGTTTTCCTCATGCATGAGCTTCCTGCTGAAGCGCGGCAGGCGGTTCTTAATGATGCCTATCGATTGCTTGAGCCCGGTGGAGTACTTGTTCTCGCCGACTCCATTCAGCTCAAAGATTCACCGCAGTACAGCGTGGCGATGGATAACTTCCGACGGATCTTTCACGAGCCTTTCTACCGAGATTTCATTTCAGATGACATCGAATCACGCCTGAGCAACGCTGGCTTCACAGGGATCTCAGCTGAATCCCATTTCATGATGAGAGTTTGGACTGCCAACAAGCCTTGA
- a CDS encoding copper-binding protein, translated as MINPFYVRWLQGWTFQLVLMEGKVQVEAHGFGICIRTSLLHGETPQDAADRLVLEEDTRRHALHQAWLKGQAVPADHNELPSSEGPLTAPESLVIVHHKTLVG; from the coding sequence ATGATCAACCCTTTTTATGTTCGCTGGCTTCAAGGCTGGACATTTCAGTTGGTCCTAATGGAAGGCAAAGTGCAAGTGGAGGCGCATGGATTTGGAATCTGTATTCGTACATCCCTTTTGCACGGAGAAACACCTCAGGATGCTGCTGATCGTCTCGTTCTTGAAGAAGACACGCGGCGCCACGCACTGCATCAAGCTTGGTTGAAAGGCCAGGCTGTTCCTGCCGACCACAATGAACTTCCTTCTTCTGAAGGGCCTCTCACCGCGCCTGAATCGCTTGTGATTGTTCATCACAAAACGCTGGTTGGTTAA
- a CDS encoding DUF6439 family protein: protein MSKAESRWPESAPELAQELHRCLSLGDRDWHRLKTDADRRSAELMAAALSQLIQGGERNDVEELTEQALRWIRRELKDPGCPHR from the coding sequence ATGTCAAAGGCTGAATCGCGCTGGCCAGAATCCGCCCCTGAACTGGCGCAGGAGCTTCATCGTTGCTTGAGTCTTGGCGACCGTGACTGGCATCGATTAAAGACCGATGCCGACCGTCGCAGCGCTGAACTGATGGCTGCTGCTCTCTCTCAACTCATCCAGGGTGGAGAGCGCAACGATGTTGAGGAGCTCACCGAGCAAGCACTGCGCTGGATCAGACGGGAACTGAAAGACCCTGGCTGTCCGCATCGTTGA